A region from the Nitrospinota bacterium genome encodes:
- a CDS encoding putative addiction module antidote protein codes for MKKPLSPGVSYHEWLIGSLKDEKEAFEYLKAALEDSDPKMFLVALRNVIEAHGIKMTEFAGKANLNRENLYKILSEKGNPNWKSIHKILDAMGYSLTLGVKTSGRPKRTRRTHRQAVSA; via the coding sequence ATGAAAAAGCCTCTTTCGCCCGGCGTTTCATATCATGAATGGTTGATCGGCTCTCTAAAAGACGAGAAGGAGGCTTTTGAATATTTAAAAGCGGCTCTGGAAGACAGCGATCCCAAAATGTTTCTTGTGGCGTTAAGGAACGTCATTGAAGCCCATGGGATAAAAATGACGGAATTCGCGGGGAAAGCCAATTTGAACCGGGAAAATCTTTATAAAATTCTGTCGGAAAAAGGAAATCCCAATTGGAAGAGCATTCATAAAATTCTTGACGCGATGGGATACTCCCTTACGCTGGGTGTAAAGACCTCCGGCAGGCCAAAAAGAACCAGGCGAACTCA
- a CDS encoding type II toxin-antitoxin system RelE/ParE family toxin, with translation MEEIHKRLVIYRTGNDKRPFIEWIGSLKDYKARGIIKNRFDRLENGVYGDCEPAGEGVKELRIHFGPGYRIYFGEDEATIVVILCGGPKSSQRKDIAAAKSYWADYKERKKQ, from the coding sequence ATGGAAGAAATTCATAAACGGCTGGTCATATACAGAACAGGAAATGACAAAAGGCCGTTCATCGAATGGATTGGCTCGTTAAAGGATTATAAAGCCAGGGGCATTATAAAAAACAGGTTTGACCGGCTTGAGAATGGCGTCTATGGCGATTGTGAACCGGCCGGAGAAGGCGTTAAGGAATTACGAATTCATTTCGGGCCGGGTTACAGAATCTATTTTGGCGAGGACGAAGCCACAATCGTCGTCATCCTGTGTGGCGGGCCGAAAAGCTCCCAGCGGAAAGATATAGCGGCGGCCAAAAGTTACTGGGCTGATTACAAGGAGAGAAAAAAACAATGA
- a CDS encoding SUMF1/EgtB/PvdO family nonheme iron enzyme yields MNFFHGFNVAIKLHFVNRGFMLRGGSWNNNPDNLRASNRNNNDPANRNNNNGFRCVQYPSPS; encoded by the coding sequence ATGAATTTCTTCCATGGTTTTAATGTAGCTATTAAACTACATTTTGTCAATAGAGGATTCATGTTGCGCGGCGGTTCGTGGAACAATAACCCGGACAACTTGCGCGCGTCCAATCGCAACAACAACGATCCGGCGAACCGCAACAACAATAACGGCTTTCGTTGCGTTCAATACCCTTCGCCTTCATAG